In one Nitrososphaera viennensis EN76 genomic region, the following are encoded:
- a CDS encoding tRNA (guanine(10)-N(2))-dimethyltransferase — MDGFVETVECKTRLLVPALSLTERVPPKVPAFFNPAAKQSRDLSILAYRAFAPRLKKEKTLADGFTGIGARALRVAVEVPEIEQVFANDANPTAIEAARKSAELNGVSGKCRFSVNEVCKFLMKGNDSEERFGIVDLDPFGTPARHVDCVLRAALDDGLVSITATDTAVLCGVYPEVCLRRYYGRPLNNSYGNETALRLLTSLIALTASRLELAIKPVFSHATMHYLRVYAQVSVSSSEANDVYASIGHVMHCFNCGHRLATAEYDGNARCELCQKKLRVGGQLWTGPLHEKGFVAKMKEQAGKDEKSKKVLDAALDEIDDVPYYFKADEISSKLRTNPHSIPKIIEKLRAAGYKASKTSLNFGAFKTDARLDRIIDVLR; from the coding sequence ATGGACGGCTTTGTCGAGACGGTGGAGTGCAAGACAAGACTGCTAGTGCCAGCACTGTCCCTGACGGAAAGGGTGCCGCCCAAGGTCCCTGCCTTTTTCAACCCTGCGGCAAAGCAGAGCCGCGACCTTTCAATACTTGCGTACCGCGCCTTTGCTCCCCGGCTGAAGAAGGAAAAGACGCTTGCAGACGGCTTTACCGGGATTGGCGCCCGGGCCTTGCGGGTGGCAGTGGAGGTGCCGGAGATAGAGCAGGTGTTTGCAAACGACGCCAACCCGACAGCGATTGAAGCTGCCAGAAAATCTGCAGAACTCAACGGCGTCTCTGGAAAATGCCGCTTCTCTGTCAATGAAGTCTGCAAGTTTCTGATGAAGGGAAACGACAGCGAGGAGCGCTTTGGAATAGTCGACCTCGACCCGTTTGGGACGCCCGCCCGCCACGTCGACTGCGTTCTTCGCGCCGCGCTTGACGACGGCCTGGTCTCGATAACCGCGACGGACACGGCTGTCCTCTGCGGCGTCTATCCAGAAGTGTGCCTGCGCCGCTACTACGGCCGGCCGCTGAACAACAGCTACGGCAACGAGACCGCGCTGCGCCTGCTCACGTCGCTGATAGCGCTCACCGCTTCAAGGCTGGAGCTCGCGATAAAGCCGGTGTTTTCGCACGCCACGATGCACTACCTGCGGGTGTACGCGCAGGTATCGGTCAGCTCTAGCGAGGCAAATGACGTCTATGCAAGCATCGGCCACGTGATGCACTGCTTCAACTGCGGCCACCGGCTTGCAACTGCCGAGTACGACGGGAACGCCAGGTGCGAGCTGTGCCAGAAAAAGCTCCGGGTTGGAGGCCAGCTGTGGACGGGGCCCCTGCACGAAAAGGGGTTTGTCGCAAAAATGAAAGAGCAAGCAGGCAAAGACGAGAAAAGCAAAAAGGTCCTTGATGCGGCCCTTGACGAGATCGACGACGTGCCCTATTACTTCAAGGCAGACGAGATCTCTTCAAAATTGAGGACAAACCCGCATTCGATACCAAAGATAATCGAAAAGCTGCGCGCTGCCGGCTATAAAGCGTCAAAGACTTCGCTCAATTTTGGCGCCTTTAAAACAGATGCAAGGCTGGACCGGATAATCGACGTGCTCAGGTAG